In Porphyromonas cangingivalis, a genomic segment contains:
- a CDS encoding ABC transporter substrate-binding protein, which produces MKALRNIALAVILLSLVGCGGKSTRGNKEALSLRLGAMSSVDYVPFAIAEHMGINDSLGLDVEMIKFFSANDRDAAFRTGEIDGTVIDFTGAALQHAGGIPLALVMKHDGVFELMAKGFDSLEGLKGKRIAISRNTVIEYATDRILAEAGLSENDITKIEINKIPLRMEMLLAGEIDGSVFPDPFALISKSKGATALISTKSMGFSVTGTMFTAEAIETKAEAIRTLLHGYNLAVDYMRTHPRSTWMHVLVEDAGFPQEVAERVVLPEYTHAQLPEPKDMEATIAWLKAKGLVPDSYNGEGLIESSLLP; this is translated from the coding sequence ATGAAAGCACTAAGAAACATTGCATTAGCCGTAATCCTCCTCTCACTCGTGGGTTGTGGAGGAAAGAGCACCCGGGGCAACAAAGAGGCACTCAGCCTCAGACTGGGTGCGATGTCGTCCGTAGACTATGTCCCTTTTGCCATTGCCGAACACATGGGGATCAATGACTCTCTGGGTCTGGATGTGGAGATGATCAAGTTCTTCTCCGCCAACGACAGAGACGCAGCCTTCCGTACCGGGGAGATCGATGGTACAGTGATCGACTTCACAGGAGCGGCTCTCCAGCATGCCGGTGGCATTCCGCTTGCTTTGGTCATGAAGCACGATGGGGTGTTTGAGCTCATGGCCAAGGGTTTTGACTCCCTCGAAGGGCTCAAAGGCAAACGCATAGCCATCTCTCGCAATACCGTCATCGAGTACGCCACCGACCGCATCCTTGCCGAGGCAGGCCTCTCGGAGAACGACATCACCAAGATAGAGATCAACAAGATCCCTCTACGCATGGAGATGCTCCTCGCAGGCGAGATCGACGGTTCGGTCTTCCCCGATCCGTTTGCCCTCATATCCAAGAGCAAGGGCGCAACGGCACTCATATCGACAAAGTCGATGGGCTTCTCCGTCACGGGGACGATGTTCACTGCCGAGGCGATAGAGACCAAGGCCGAAGCCATCCGCACCCTTCTCCACGGCTACAACCTTGCTGTGGACTATATGCGCACCCACCCTCGCAGTACGTGGATGCATGTCCTTGTCGAGGATGCCGGCTTCCCCCAAGAGGTAGCCGAGAGAGTCGTCTTACCCGAATACACTCATGCTCAACTCCCTGAGCCGAAAGATATGGAAGCGACCATAGCTTGGCTCAAGGCCAAAGGACTTGTCCCCGACAGTTACAACGGCGAAGGCCTCATAGAGTCGTCACTACTTCCCTGA
- a CDS encoding ABC transporter ATP-binding protein — MSKDVCIDHLSVSYRRAGRTTHAISDISCEIPQGIVCGITGPSGCGKSTLLYVLAGIITDYEGGVHIGGQIPDPHRLSIGLVPQNYGLLPWKTAEDNILFPLHLRRQKVDPTLFDNIIEGLELRPLLSRFPHELSGGQCQRVALARAFVQRPDILLLDEAFSALDINTAAKSRRLFASLQQLTGVTTILVTHNIDEAIEMCDHIIVMGDSPGRIIARHDRPDAETLRTHLAGSKS, encoded by the coding sequence ATGAGCAAGGATGTCTGCATAGATCACCTTTCGGTCTCCTACCGGCGCGCAGGGAGGACGACACACGCCATCTCGGACATTTCGTGCGAGATACCTCAGGGGATCGTGTGCGGCATCACGGGTCCTTCGGGTTGTGGCAAGTCGACCCTCCTCTATGTCCTTGCCGGCATCATCACCGACTATGAGGGCGGTGTGCATATCGGTGGACAGATCCCCGATCCTCACCGTCTGTCGATAGGCCTTGTGCCTCAGAACTATGGGCTCTTACCATGGAAGACAGCCGAAGACAATATCCTCTTCCCCCTCCACCTGCGTCGCCAAAAGGTCGACCCCACCCTCTTCGACAACATCATCGAAGGGCTTGAGCTGAGACCTCTCTTGTCACGATTTCCGCACGAACTCAGTGGTGGCCAGTGTCAGCGCGTCGCACTTGCACGTGCTTTCGTCCAACGCCCCGACATCCTGCTCCTTGACGAGGCATTCTCGGCCTTGGACATCAACACCGCGGCGAAGAGCCGACGACTCTTTGCATCACTCCAACAACTCACCGGTGTGACCACCATCCTCGTGACACATAATATAGATGAGGCCATCGAGATGTGCGATCACATCATCGTCATGGGAGACAGCCCCGGGCGGATCATTGCTCGTCATGACCGTCCCGATGC